From the Trifolium pratense cultivar HEN17-A07 linkage group LG4, ARS_RC_1.1, whole genome shotgun sequence genome, the window TGAATATCTAGCAATTCAGAGCTTAGCACAGTCACCAAAGTTTAATTCAGTTAATTTTACCTACCAACTTTGTAAAGAATATGAATCTGATCAGATTGTGAACATCTTTACTGATTATGGAGTTAGGAAAAGCAGGCATAAATGGCATATTTTTAAATCACAAACCTAATAAAGAAACATAATTAGTAGAATTTATGAACCATGTAAGATTCATAGGAGTTGGTATTGACCTGCATTAGCTTTAAACCTTTATCACCCTCAAACTTCTCAGGGTAGACTGTTGCATAGATCATCAACAACCGTAGCTTATATTCAGGAGTCATATTCTGCAtgtggaaaaaaattataaagaaattGTACATTGTAAGTTGAGAAGTATATTATATTGCCTAATCGGACATATGGATTCGGCACAAGACCTGATTTGttcttaaaaagttaataaCGTCCTTGGCTTGAGCATCCCCGAAAACAAGATCCTGCTCCAACTGTCCTAGCCCTCGGAGATTGTTTTCTCTGATAATTGTGTTGATCTTTCCAGCTATCTGCTTTGAAATAATCAATCAGAGTGGTCAGGATAGAAATatgtttcttatttttgttgAGACCCTTATCAACTTATAAGAGTTGTTTATTACAGCTTTGCGTGACATAGTGAGCGCGAATTATAAAAAACTATGCAATTTCAGTCCTCTTACATTCTATTGCCATTATTCTTATTTCTTAAGGTGCAATCAAATACTGGTCCTCGATTatctataaataattttttttcaaaagacaaCAAAAGTAAGATGGAAGAACTCAATCACCTCTACATGGAGTGAAATCTTTTCCATTTGCTCAGTGTATTGAGGCAAAGCTTGAACCATTTTTTGCAAATCTCGTGTAGATAATTCACCACCAtctctgcaaaatataaaatttataggTCAAAAAAGTGCTTATCCACTGTAGAGAAGCACAGTTATCCCATTTGTGTTGAGAAGATTCTCAACAAAACACTCGCCTGTCTGGAGAAGGGTTGAGAGACTATAAATATTTCCATTTGGATGTGACTTGGACCAACACAATTTATTAATATGCAACTGTAGAGTAAAAACATATTCATTATGAATCATTTTTATGAAACGCCACATTCAGTGTGTGCCCAAGCCTAGGGATGGTAATGGGGCGGGGCGCGAGTAGTAATCTCATGCCACCATTCTTGCCAGATGAATATTTACAGGAATATTCATCATGCAAATTTTGAACaaatttggattttaattttatatatctgATATCCACGAGTATGGATACCTCAATATCCCACCCTCCCTATTAAGTCTtgttatataaatataacataATCGTATTTCACAAGGAAGTTAAGAATTCAAGGGTTGGGATCTGAAAATTAGATGTCtttgaattggcttattttGTGTTGAATCAAAACTTATAATGAAGAAACCTCATGAGGTATCTTAAAATAATAAGCGGTTATTTCTCAACATAAAGGCTTTCACAAACATGCTATATGTAAAAGAAATAATGACAATACATTGAAAGCAAGGGCCTTAATTTAGACCAGCATTTCACAAAATGGATACTATTTTCTCGTAAAGCAAGGATTAAGGTGTCAGTGAGAACCTTGAACTTTGGTGAATTTGTGCTGCTTTGTTCTTTGACTTAAAGGTGGTAAACTTTTCATGCAATCTCTCACTAGCCTGAAATTTAAGTTGTTAAAAGAGCATTGAGATTTGATTTCATACAAATGAAATGTATGTAGATAAAGAGCGAATAAGATGTACATCTGCTATATGTGCATGTCGAAGTTCAAGCCAGACTGAATCATGTTCTTCTAGAAGGACCTCCTTTTTCTCAGGTGGACCTCCGGATTTGCTGGGAACCTAAAATGATTTCTATCTCAATCAAAAGCAGCCAAATATAAAATCTTGTCAACATGATAAGGGAAGGAAAGAAGAATATCATACCTCATGCATATATTTATTTCCATCCATATCCAACAAATCATGGCACATAGCATCATAGGTCCATTCATGAATGACAGGAGCAATCTGTGGTGCAAATTCATCAcaatcataaaaaatgagatatAAAATGAAAGATTCATACTAAAGAGAAGTATTTTTAACCTGATCAATGGTTCTGTCAATAATGATCAGGTCGCATGTTTCACTCTGTGGAAATTTGGGAATAGTAGATTTATATTTAGAAACCATGTCCCAAACTGCATCAGCAAGCTTGCTAGGAACTAATTCACGACCTGCTGTTGGATTAGATTCGTCACTTTCCTTTGCTGAACGATACCACACATTCGGTAACTCCTAATGAGATAGAGATATCAATATATAATCATTCAGAAACTATAGAATACCCAAATCCTTATCAACGAGTTGCACTGAATTTTCAACTTATTACTTTATAGAAAGAATTGTAAATTATATAACTATAATATAACTAGATATTTCACAAAACTCCATGCATTAAATAAAGCTAATGAGACAGGAATAATCTCATAATTTCTGTAAATTAGTAGCatttgattattatattttttcttaatatttgaGTTCAGAGGTGGTATAACCGTAATCATCTTATTGCCTCATTAAAATTGAGCAAGAAAAGTAGTCCATTAAAACCTTGACTCAAgttaaaattacaaatataaaacaTGAGGTGTGGAAGTGTTAGAGTAATACCTTCAGTGATGCAAAAACTGTAGCTATTCGAATTGCCATAGTATTCAAGCAAGTATTAAATCTACGAACATTGTCCATAGTGCCGTAAAGTTCTTGCAGGGCTGTTTCTTGATCAGTGGAAAACCCCTACACAATATAGATTTAAGAATACAAATCAAGTTTTCCCCTCATTCACACATTATGTAAAAAGGTCAAGGCGATTCTTTggttaaaaataaatacaaaaacaagTGTAAGCATAGTTGAATCAGAGTAGCTTCTTTATACAATGGCATTCAGAAAAGATGGATAGTTAATTTTGGATACCACTTCGCATGATATCCAAGGGTTTAGGAGAAGCACATGCTTTTTTCTTTTGGGCAAAAGCATGTGCTAAGAGTATTTCAACTCACTTAAAACTAAGGGCAGCCCAGGTGCAACGGTTGGAGCTGCTGTGTGATCATAGAGGAGTTTGAGTTGTGATGGGAGTTTTATAGCACTAGATTATCATTTTTAGGAATAAAAATGAATGCCTGTAAGTATACAACAGTCTCCaatttgtcaaattttactCTGTCTATGCATGTATGTCTGGTTACATGCATGTAGTAGATACACATAACTTCAGGTATAGGATGAAGAACCTACATGCCATTAGACGAATGGATTTATAGTGGTATGATTCTTACAAATCCAAGGGTTTGCttgctgattttttttctctctttttctagTTCCATAAGGTAAGGGGCATACAAAATTCATTTCTGCTCCTTTACCCATGAGAGGGGATTATTTATGTGTGTTCATGCCCCACGTCATGTATACATAGATAATAGTTAACATAAGATATTTTTAGGCGGAGCAGTGATTTGGCGCTTGGTCCTACGAGTCAGTTCTAGTGCTGCTCTATCTATATCATTTGTTTTCACCCCACCTAGCAGGCAAGCTGATTTGCGCAGCATTACAAATCATATTTGGATATTCCTTACCATGATAATAGTTCATTTATCTGAATTTCACCTTCATTGGAGATAAAACTATGTCAAACATTCTGTATCAGCTGCGGGGTAGGGAAAAGTATTGACCCAAGGTAGGTAGCTAAAAGTATTGGAGATAAAACTATGTCATCCACTCTTAGTCTCTGTGTAGACCTAGAAAATAGTCTAGTATCTGGAAAGGTGCATGCAGGCTACATCCAGGCAGCCAATCCATATCAATCcacctttttttttcaaacaattgAAACATCCctcattttaaaagtttttccACCAAACTAGCATCTATCTGGAATATCATACCCTTTATCATAAAGTTTTACCAGCTAGCAACCAAATTACATGGTTGACTATGGTTATTAAGGAATTGAtactttctctcttcttcaaCCAATCTAATTATTGTCCGAAAGAAACCTCCGATTACTTACATTTATAGTGAAGTGcaaaacaagaacaaaaccATCTAAAAGGATTTTATCACTATTTTATCACTAGCTCAAACAACATAATAATGTTGGACACCTGAAGAGCATAAATGTCGTATTATATGATTCCATTTGTCCAATTTCCATACATTTTGATTAAGTTGTGAAGGTATTATATATCGCTCATGTCATGTCAATTACTAACTTTGATATCATTGCAAATTGCAATCACAATCACAAGTTCCATGACCATGTGAACACTGCTAAATTTagatttcaaaaattaaaaagcaatAAAGGCTTGGGACACATGACAAAGTCATGATTATAGAATGCTATCTCATAAATCAGTAAACTCATCCAGATAGTTTATTCTTACATCTTAGACAATAGCAGTGAATATTTAGAGTGGAAGGATTTACGACACTAGATTGAGATTAGACAGGTTGTGGACTAAACTACTAGTATTAATCAATGATGCAAATCCAATATCTTATGAGTGAAATACAATGCCAGAAACATGAAATAGTTTTATCATTATATACCTGGCTATCTATCGGAAAGTATTCCAAATTCATCTGcaaaataaaaccaaaactaatttcagtcaaaaacaatttttttttgaagaagctaaattagcccacccaaattggcaccagagataatcgaacctcagacctcaagagaagcacactctcaggtcccaagccaataccaatgcaccaacccaagtgggtttcaGTCAAAAACAATTTGACAATGATTACTTGCTTATAAATACTGGATAGAAGGTTAAAACAAATTCTGACCTCTCTCAATGCGCCTATGCGAGGTAAGACACTTGTATCACCCTTGATGTGGTTTACAAGCTCCTTTGGGATTGGTGAGCAGAAAAATATATAGGCTCTGGAAAGTAGCATAGGAACAAAGGACCACCCCCCAatccaaagaagaaaaaagagaaaggaAAATAAACAATCAGTTTGATTCCAAGTATAAAAGATGAAACAATACAATATATGTGAAATCAAAAGTCTATGCATACTTCTTGTATAGGGGCTCCCTTCCAGACATATCAGACAAGAACATGACCACACTGCGTGCTAGCAAAAGAGATGTTTAATATGGATAAAGTATACAGGcgaaaaaaagagaggaaaacaTCAGTTGAAAATAAGCAGCATAAAAAATCAGATGAAAGTATACTTCCTTTTTGACTTTTACATGATTTTTATATTAGTAGCTGACATAAAAAATGGATATTTCTaattaagaaacaaaaattacttCTCTTTCGAAGGCTGGATGAAATAAACAGCATCCAATGATGGTAATGGTTGCCTTCTCCGGAAAAGGTCTTCCACCACTGTAATGAGATGCAAATAAGTTATATTACATCAAGTAACCACAGAACTTCAATGCAGAAAAGTTGGTCGGTGAATATCAggacaaaacataaaaaacattgAACAGCAGAAATCATCTAATTTATGCGCAATATTCAATGATAAGATTAACTAAAATCATGTGTAGAATGGTAATATGGCTTAATGAATGAGAAACATTGTTGCAAATAATATTTTGCTTTTCTCCGGTCACTAAGAATAGCACACAGTTAGAAATACTGAAAAATACTTTTAATCTCTGTCAGTTTTCTTAAAATTCTTGCAAGTAAGGAGTTTTAGCTTAACACTCACTACAAAAGTGATTAACCATTTATTGACAATGAGAAGTGCCTCTTACAAagctatttaatttttttcctgtGCCATCAGTCAGAGCAAATGGGTTCTCAAACAAGAAATGCAGAAAACAACATTAACTCAGAAAAGCCATATCCTTTTAGAGTTCTTACAAGAAACTTCTTGGTCTGTAATATCTGCCATTTTACATGAATGTGACATAACTTTCACTGTAACTTTGTCCATTATGAGAACCTATCAGAATCCGGAAAAAAAATCTATCAACATCAGCTGTCAACTTGAATTAACTAAAGATAAAATACAAAGATAAACATATTAAAGCCACACCTTCCATGCTTTTGAATCCGGTGACTTTGCTGATCCAAGCATTTCATATAATAATCCTAGTAACATAGAACCATGAAAAGAATTTAGAAACAAGTCAAAAAAGTGAAGGTAACACATGCATAATACTTATTATGGTGCATTAAGAAGTGGTTATGAAGATAGTTTAAAAGTTACAACATatccataagctgttttcagcttactTTTACAAGTTTATCATAATAGATTATGCATTACTTATATGCAGTGTTAGGAACCCAATAATTGGATTCCAAAAACATATCAAtattgataagaaaaaaaaaaataaagatacaCCAGAGAAGATACTCTCTGTACACTGGTTTGAAACCagtcaaaacaatatttttcataagatcCTTTCTAAGGGAATGGAAGTCTATATTTATAGAATTCCTATAAGGAGAGGGCAAAGATCAATGACAACTGGCCTAAAACAGAAAACTAACTGCCAGACAACTTACAAACAAACCCAACTAACTAagataactaactaactaacttctATACCAACTCTTAACTACTATAATTTCCCTTCTATATCCTAACATGCAGCCATTCCTTTCATTCCCTGTTGGGCCTACTCCATTGTGTGTGTGTTTTAAAATGCTAATGTTAATATTGttagtaatatattttttttgaagcaaaatatCATTAGTAATATTAACAACTTATTCATTGTAAAACCAACTTATACTTAAGTACTAATACATATAGTTAATCATTTTGTATAGCAAAAATGACTGCTTAATTGGATTTTGTCTTCTATTTTGAACTATGAGAAGTTGACAACACCAAAACACGTTCCAAAAATCAAAGCTACAACATATATTTCTTTTCCTATATTTTCTTACCAGAGCCAAAAGAATTCATACATTCTGAAATTAAATTCCTAAGAGCCAAAAGAAATGCAGACACagaataataatttaagaaaataatgtAGTTTTAACTATGTCAGTATGTAACTATAGTGTGTCCGACACTCGCATGTGTCTGACGTCGAACATATTTGATTTGAAGTGTTGGTGCTGCATAGATTGTGAGCTTTTTTTCAGAGCTCGGAATTGCTTCATCATGATTTGAACCTTAAGAGCCACAGGAAACGTTGCATGTACTCTctccggtctcatatataatcaacaattcaacGAATAACAGATGTATCTAGTCtgtattatataaattattcaacgagtctataaaAAAtcgatgtatctagtctatatatcaattattcaatgaacctataATGTGAATCGTTGATGGAGAAACAAATGAAGTAAAAAATGAGATGTGAAGAGGAACGAAAAGATCTCACTATCGCGGCTGATATGACGAAAAGGCTTGTACTCGGATCCACCACTACTGCCATAGTTGGTTTCAGAATCTGATAGggacattgttgttgttgctgcaaGTTGTTGCAATTGAAGATGTGAATGGAGATTTGAGAATGGAAAATGGAGAGAGAAAACGGTTGGGACATTTGAGggagggaagaagaagaagaatgaggtTGAGAGAAAGTCGTTATGTGATGTGAGGACGTGTAATTTGTAACTCGACTTTCGGTTACGGGTTCTGCTCTCTGTGTCAAATTCATTGCGTTTTTATACCCACCTTCAAACGATGTCGTTTACTTTCTTCTCAATCAATATATATTACTcattagtcattacatggaaattGAGTGGGTGTGTttgacaaaaaccaaaaaactaacttaactaacttatagcttatgttTATAGTTTATCCTTAAAAGATTTGTTTGATAATAATCTTTTTTTGCAAgcttatatctttttttttttttatagtttatagATTATAACTTATGTTCGATAGTAGACTTTTTAACATTCATCAATCATTGAATGacattttgtgaattttttatcTGATTCCATTTCCATTTTTAAATGGCATCAAACCCTAATCAAACTTCCTAaactagtttttgttttttctttggtCAAACCCCCTAATCTGTTTTGGATAAAATAATATTGGTGGtgtagtctttttttttttaatacaatcCATAGAGTAAATAATCTAGAATTagaataaaaacatttttttttatgaaaataaaaacattaaattaaaaaaaaaaaactcacatcAAATTACACGAATATATCAAGAAGATACTCAAactatcaaataaaaatattaaagatatccaaaaataataatatcttaATCTATAcacattttctaatttttattgactaaactcaCACGTTGTATATCTCATTCTTTAATTAGTTCATGATAAATTTCATGATCCTTACTAAAGAATGCCCTTCTCTTTGCAGCACTGAATAGCTGCATCATACATATCATTGACACCATACTTAAACTTGAACCCACTATCCAAAAGCTTTCTTGATGATAACTCAGTGAACTTTGCATCATCATTTTTTGTCTCCATTGAACTGCAAAATAATTGCCAAAAATAGATATATTGAatcttttctttaatatataattataaaataaacaatatgtaaaaaataaaaaggtgaaTCAACCATTTagtcattaaaaaatttcaaccaCATTACTCATCGTCACATGTTTTTAAGTATTAAATTTACTCACATTATTTCgcctatcaacaaaaaaaaaaattatccacaTTATCGATGACTTCAACATTTTAGATTTTAGACAAtcgctttttttttctttcagtaGTACCGTACCAACAGTACAGAATTAGACAACAGTTTTTAAAATGtggttcttttttattttattttcttcatcattAGTATCCGCCTCattggaccgtctaatctggttcgagggtcAGTTCTAGCTTCAGACCCTtcccaatcgcagttgcgggagaTCGAACTGTGATCATCCCTGCTAAGTTCAACGCCAATCACCGTTAGACCACTAATTATTGGTAAAATGTGGTTAGTGTTTTTCAATTTCATGTTATGAATTAGtgatttactaaaaaatattgaacttaCTTTGGTATTGTAATGTGAAACTGTGGATATCTTTGATGAAGCAATTCATACAATTGATAGAATGATATTTGGTCAGAGGAACAAATAAACCTTTCATTAGCATTGTCACATTCAAAAAGAAATATAAGGGCACTTGTGGCATCATCTGTATGCACCATGTATGAGTTGGTGAGATACTCGTATCGTTTCTCGTCTcctaaataaacaaaacaaacacatgaAAATTACATCTCAGTTTCACTTGTTGATGAACAATGTGTTAGCCATGATGCATGCATCACAAATATTTAACCATATATTTGAACAATCTAaatcatttaaaattgttttaaaaatttgatgtcatatttgtttctcaaattatcatgtttcattttcttttattaaaaagcTTAAATGATCTATCATTATAAATACAACTCTAATGTTGTTAACTACATTTTGGTCGGACAGAGATGTAAACAGGATGGGGAATGAGCAGAAAGTATTTTATCATACAATTCTTCACTATTTAAAATGATCTCCATCCATGTTCTCATTCTCCGCTTTGGAGAGTAttcttcaaaaatattaaatttttattattttcaatcaaactagttgtaaaaaaaatcataaaacaaataaaaaattaagacattatgagttttgacaataataaacatcacataaaaacaaatttatgcATGCATTATGtcaaagtataaataaatatagtgtatataaatgttattttgataaaatgttCGGGGACAGAGTCTCTGCGAGATGGAAGATCAAAATTATCAACTTTCTTTTTATCAAACTTTTAGGTTagaaaaaagtatatattatatgaagagagagagggagagagagaatGAAATACATACCAAAGATCATGGCTAGAGCTAAATAAACAGATGAAGGTATCATAGGACAAATAAATGGTCCAACAACCAAAGGAAGAACCAAACTAACAACTTCCAATCCATTCACTTTTCCAAACTCTAAAACACTTTTTTCAGTCAAAATTTTAGACACCATATAAGATGATCCAACAAGGTTACTACTTTTACATACCTCAATATCACTCCAATTATCTTCATCCACCACATCAAGATTCTTATCATTGAACATAATTGTGGTCAAACTAGAAGTATAAACCAATTTTTTCACTGTCCTTGATTCTGAACATGCTTTTAAAATTCCTAGTGTTCCTTCCATTGCTCTTTTTGTCACTTTTTCTTCTGGCTCTTGGTTTTGTACATCCATAGGATGTGCTAGATGGAAAACTCCAATACATCCTTGTATTGCTTTTTCAAAACTAGTTGAATCATCAAGGTCAGCATGGAAGATTTTTAGCTTCTTTGTTGCTTCTTGTAAGTTTGTGAGATAGCTCAAGTCTTTCTTTTCTGTTAAAAGTTCAAAAAAATCGACGTTAAATCTAGTTTTTGCATAGGTTACAATTTTCGCGCGTAAAATTAGTTATAatcttttataatatcaaagatcgcaaaacaattaattataaGTACATGATCACCACAAatttaaacttgcttaaaattaTATGGGTAGTAATAATATTCGTAAGTTTACATAATTTCAACATTcttcttataaaaaaagaataataatttgGACTCCACATGTATGAATACAAATTACGgtaagaattaataaaaataaattagtataCTTAATTTGTTGTAGGGCCACCCTAGCATAAAGTTAGAGAAACTAGTTTTTTTTAGGGATTTGGCCCAACTTAATTATTTAGACTTTTTGTTTgagaatttaataaaaaaaaatgattttgcgCGCTGTATGAAGGTCAATGGGCAAACACTTTGAAGTGTTTTTGAGTGAGAAAACTTATAACTAAAATATGCAAGATGaacaaaatttaaagaaattttcaaatcaatttATATCTATTCAAACTCTTGAATCattttttgagtttttcaaATTGGAATTAAAGTTTTAAGAAAGAAGGTAGGGAGAAGGGATTCTACGTCCGAAAGAAGGAAAagagatgaaaataaaaaaaaaaataaaaaaaagataaaaatctTTCATCTATTTTGAGAGACAATATAAATGTAACCGATACTTTTAAAatttggagatttttttttttaaattctctaAAATCATTCAAAGTCCGAATTCTTTTTAAGTTTcctaaattaaaaattgtaatcataatataaaaatttctcATATATATCACTTCCTTTTCTCCTCAAACCCTTTCCTCTCTCAACTCCAAATCCTTATAAAGATCCCAAAAACATTAACTCTTTCATAATTCACTAATTTTATGacttcaactcaattttgataACTAACTAATATTATCTCCTAAAGTCTCCCTTAACTTTAAGGTCTCATCACCAATCAAAGAAAAGAATGAGTAGaatatgttatatattattttattttattttcaataaaaaaaatgttatatatatatgtatatacgtACCTTTATCATGGTGTGATCTAATGGTGGCATGAACTGAATAACCATGTTGAAGAAGCCTCATAATCAGCCATGATGCTACATACCCTGTTGC encodes:
- the LOC123920220 gene encoding vestitone reductase-like, with the protein product MADDKGTVCVTGATGYVASWLIMRLLQHGYSVHATIRSHHDKEKKDLSYLTNLQEATKKLKIFHADLDDSTSFEKAIQGCIGVFHLAHPMDVQNQEPEEKVTKRAMEGTLGILKACSESRTVKKLVYTSSLTTIMFNDKNLDVVDEDNWSDIEVCKSSNLVGSSYMVSKILTEKSVLEFGKVNGLEVVSLVLPLVVGPFICPMIPSSVYLALAMIFGDEKRYEYLTNSYMVHTDDATSALIFLFECDNANERFICSSDQISFYQLYELLHQRYPQFHITIPNSMETKNDDAKFTELSSRKLLDSGFKFKYGVNDMYDAAIQCCKEKGIL
- the LOC123920219 gene encoding protein transport Sec1a-like, producing the protein MSLSDSETNYGSSGGSEYKPFRHISRDRLLYEMLGSAKSPDSKAWKVLIMDKVTVKVMSHSCKMADITDQEVSLVEDLFRRRQPLPSLDAVYFIQPSKENVVMFLSDMSGREPLYKKAYIFFCSPIPKELVNHIKGDTSVLPRIGALREMNLEYFPIDSQGFSTDQETALQELYGTMDNVRRFNTCLNTMAIRIATVFASLKELPNVWYRSAKESDESNPTAGRELVPSKLADAVWDMVSKYKSTIPKFPQSETCDLIIIDRTIDQIAPVIHEWTYDAMCHDLLDMDGNKYMHEVPSKSGGPPEKKEVLLEEHDSVWLELRHAHIADASERLHEKFTTFKSKNKAAQIHQSSRDGGELSTRDLQKMVQALPQYTEQMEKISLHVEIAGKINTIIRENNLRGLGQLEQDLVFGDAQAKDVINFLRTNQNMTPEYKLRLLMIYATVYPEKFEGDKGLKLMQLAKLSPDDMKVISNMQLLAGSSKNKAATTGGGFSLKFNNQKTKQAARKDRTDEEEEQWSLFRFYPVLEELIQSLNKGGLPKTDYACKNEPIPAPQANSTQSGKSNQTAPPPTTAPHSMRSRRTANWAKRGTSDDGYSSDSTLKNVTADFKKMGKRIFVFIIGGATRSELRVCHKMTTKLKREVILGTTSMDDPPQYLTKLKLLCDSHIALDGLGI